The Candidatus Melainabacteria bacterium RIFOXYA2_FULL_32_9 genome window below encodes:
- a CDS encoding isocitrate dehydrogenase (catalyzes the formation of 2-oxoglutarate from isocitrate) → MYNITLIPGDGIGPEITEAAIKVIESTGIKINWEVVNAGSDFIETEGTPLPDKVLESIKKNKVALKGPITTPIGTGFRSVNVTLRKELDLFACVRPAKTIKGIKSKFDNIDLVVFRENTEDLYAGIERQIDENTAESIKLITRGASEKIAKAAFEYAVKENRKKVTAITKANICKLSDGLFLEAAKKVAKDYPQIQYEELLIDNMCMQLVQYPELYDVLLLPNLYGDIISDLTAGLIGGLGIAPGANYGTDLAIFEPVHGSSPGLKGLNKANPTALILSAAMMLRHLGEVKAAKNIYNAVAKVIQKNETVTFDLGGHASTMEMAQAIIAEMQNNSVSCKS, encoded by the coding sequence TAATAGAATCAACAGGTATAAAAATCAATTGGGAAGTGGTAAACGCCGGATCTGATTTTATTGAAACAGAAGGCACTCCTTTACCTGATAAAGTTCTGGAATCAATTAAAAAAAATAAAGTTGCTCTTAAAGGGCCTATTACAACGCCAATTGGAACAGGTTTCAGGAGTGTAAATGTTACTTTAAGAAAGGAACTAGATTTATTTGCCTGTGTTAGACCTGCAAAAACAATTAAAGGCATAAAATCAAAATTTGATAATATTGATCTGGTAGTATTCAGAGAAAATACAGAAGATTTATATGCTGGTATTGAAAGACAAATAGATGAAAATACTGCTGAATCAATCAAACTTATTACAAGAGGAGCTTCTGAAAAAATAGCCAAAGCGGCTTTTGAATATGCAGTAAAAGAAAACCGTAAAAAAGTAACAGCAATAACAAAAGCAAATATATGCAAACTTTCTGACGGTTTATTCCTTGAAGCAGCAAAAAAAGTAGCAAAAGATTATCCTCAGATTCAATACGAGGAATTACTAATCGACAATATGTGCATGCAATTGGTGCAATATCCTGAATTATATGATGTTTTATTATTACCAAACCTTTATGGTGACATCATATCAGACCTGACAGCCGGATTAATTGGAGGTCTGGGTATAGCACCTGGTGCAAATTATGGTACAGATCTGGCAATTTTCGAGCCAGTCCACGGAAGTTCCCCTGGATTAAAAGGACTTAATAAGGCTAACCCGACAGCATTAATTCTATCTGCTGCAATGATGCTTAGACATCTAGGCGAGGTAAAAGCAGCTAAGAATATATATAATGCAGTTGCAAAGGTTATTCAAAAGAATGAAACCGTAACTTTTGATCTTGGTGGTCATGCTTCAACAATGGAAATGGCACAAGCTATCATAGCTGAAATGCAAAACAATTCAGTTTCCTGTAAATCCTAG